In a single window of the Elaeis guineensis isolate ETL-2024a chromosome 6, EG11, whole genome shotgun sequence genome:
- the LOC114914322 gene encoding antimicrobial ginkbilobin-2-like protein, which translates to MPSNLPQLLFFSSLLVPLYTATSANRWYMCSTSNSTTGDTYRSNLQHLLRSLSSASVPTGFSAQSRGRPPNQVFGSALCRGDVSQNECQSCLSSAAKDMPRFRPLSRSGALWYDTCFLYYSTSINVTSSSKDNDTITLKKDRWFADDEGQNASNPRFAVLLADLMAGLTKRAAYGSALLFATGEVNVTSSERLYGLVQCTRDQSDDDRNQCLQQSTEFLSPNYPRSAGGETLAYSCYMRHAMYAFYNESVGAAPPPPPVLVSVAYSNPPLSRGKESGKLNRGMVILILCSLVIFSAIVFCLWRRRTCLKLSSKFYI; encoded by the exons ATGCCTTCCAACCTCCCCCaactcctcttcttctcctccctcCTCGTCCCCCTTTACACCGCCACTTCTGCCAACAGATGGTACATGTGCTCCACGTCCAACTCCACAACCGGCGACACATACCGATCCAACCTCCAACACCTCCTCCGCTCCCTCTCCTCTGCCTCCGTTCCCACCGGCTTCTCCGCCCAATCCAGAGGTCGACCCCCTAACCAAGTCTTCGGCTCCGCCCTCTGCCGTGGCGACGTCTCCCAAAACGAATGCCAGTCCTGCCTCTCCTCCGCCGCAAAAGACATGCCCCGGTTCCGCCCGTTGAGTCGAAGCGGGGCCCTTTGGTACGATACATGCTTTCTCTACTACTCCACAAGCATCAACGTCACTTCCTCCTCCAAAGACAACGATACAATTACCTTAAAAAAGGATAGATGGTTCGCCGACGACGAGGGGCAGAATGCCTCGAACCCGAGATTTGCGGTTCTGTTGGCCGACTTGATGGCCGGCTTAACCAAGCGGGCGGCATACGGGTCGGCACTGCTGTTTGCCACGGGAGAGGTCAATGTGACGAGCTCTGAGAGGCTGTACGGTCTGGTGCAGTGCACGAGGGATCAGTCTGACGACGACCGCAACCAGTGCCTGCAGCAGTCGACGGAGTTCCTGTCGCCTAACTATCCACGGAGTGCCGGAGGGGAGACGCTGGCATACAGCTGCTACATGAGGCATGCGATGTATGCTTTCTATAATGAATCTGTCGGAGCAGCACCGCCACCTCCGCCTGTACTGGTGTCGGTGGCGTATTCCAACCCTCCACTGTCTAGAGGAAAGGAATCAG GAAAATTgaatagagggatggtcatcCTCATTCTATGTTCATTGGTGATCTTCTCTGCCATTGTCTTTTGTTTATGGAGGAGGAGAACATGTTTAAAGTTATCCAGTAAGTTTTACATATAA